GTCCGGACCATGTACACCGCTCCGACGGACCGCCCCAGGGCCCGCGCGATTTCGGCGGGCGGGCGGAACTCGATGTCAAACTGCTCGACCACGCGGCGGTACGTCTCCGGGAGCTTGTCGATGGCCGACTTCATCATGGCAACCTCCTCGTGGCGGATGGCGCTACGGCTCGGCGTGGCCGACGAGCGGGTCAGCGTTTCCATCAACCCGACATAGGACTCATCGCCCGCCAGCTCGATGCGTTTCCGAGCGTCCGGTTTCTTGGCTTCCCGCAGTGCCCGTATGGCGTC
The Phycisphaerae bacterium DNA segment above includes these coding regions:
- a CDS encoding sigma-70 family RNA polymerase sigma factor, whose protein sequence is MPKAESELVSRACEGDDEALMVLLRAHGPEVRRRVGADIDPRWQRQIELDDLMQVTYMEAFLSIRGFPPHEEGAFGAWLLRIARNNLCDAIRALREAKKPDARKRIELAGDESYVGLMETLTRSSATPSRSAIRHEEVAMMKSAIDKLPETYRRVVEQFDIEFRPPAEIARALGRSVGAVYMVRT